The following coding sequences are from one Leptospira mayottensis 200901116 window:
- a CDS encoding FkbM family methyltransferase, producing MKRIVKNYIIKIASFIIFLLRKTSIGRFILEVVIHNLMNHVIEVDHKGKMFFTAPNDLNRFRASTFSIKEPDTLEWIDQISENAVFWDIGANVGLYSIYAAKQKNAKVFSFEPSVFNLELLARNVFLNRVSDQVVIVPLPLSDRLSINKLRMTSMEWGGALSSFGELFGHDGKPLGRVFEYSLIGLSMENAIHELSIPAPDYIKMDVDGIEHIILKGGRKILKTVKEILVEINEDFNEQYKMSRTILEAADFVLKNKKGSSISNTGSFQNTYNQIWIRRH from the coding sequence ATGAAAAGGATTGTGAAAAATTATATTATTAAAATAGCTTCTTTTATTATTTTTCTCTTGAGAAAAACATCAATTGGAAGATTTATTTTGGAAGTTGTCATCCATAATTTGATGAATCACGTGATCGAAGTCGATCACAAAGGAAAGATGTTCTTTACTGCTCCGAATGACCTAAACCGATTTAGGGCATCGACGTTTTCCATTAAAGAACCAGATACTTTGGAGTGGATCGATCAAATATCGGAAAACGCTGTGTTTTGGGATATAGGTGCGAACGTCGGTTTATATTCCATCTATGCCGCGAAACAAAAGAATGCAAAGGTTTTTTCTTTCGAACCTTCTGTTTTTAACTTAGAACTGCTTGCAAGGAACGTCTTTTTAAATCGTGTCTCGGATCAAGTCGTTATCGTTCCTTTGCCTTTGTCGGATCGACTTTCAATCAATAAGTTGCGGATGACAAGTATGGAATGGGGAGGTGCTCTTTCTTCTTTTGGAGAATTGTTTGGTCATGACGGTAAGCCTTTGGGCCGAGTTTTCGAATACTCCTTGATCGGTCTGTCGATGGAAAATGCAATTCACGAATTGAGTATTCCTGCACCTGATTATATCAAAATGGATGTGGATGGAATCGAACATATTATCTTGAAGGGCGGGAGAAAAATTCTCAAGACAGTCAAAGAAATCCTGGTTGAGATCAACGAGGATTTTAATGAACAATATAAAATGAGTCGAACCATCTTAGAAGCAGCAGATTTCGTTTTAAAAAATAAAAAAGGTTCCTCAATTTCGAATACGGGCTCGTTTCAAAATACGTACAATCAAATTTGGATTCGAAGACATTGA
- a CDS encoding SIS domain-containing protein, producing the protein MNLLETAKSFSKTFQQESIEAIQNLDLEAIAQVAVTLYEAKENGKNIFFFGNGGSHGIASHLACDFGKGTKNLSKTNQKYYKVFGLDNAAWLTAQANDGKEPFILGNYPGTYTHGYDGVFVGQMENFINPGDIAFGISSSGNSSNVINALLFAKEKGAKTIAMVGFDGGQALKTADMVLFVPSAKGKYGIVEGVHEVIHHLLYEFAVLLEK; encoded by the coding sequence ATGAATCTATTGGAAACAGCAAAGAGTTTTTCAAAAACATTTCAACAAGAATCCATTGAAGCGATTCAAAATTTGGATTTAGAAGCGATTGCACAGGTTGCGGTTACTCTGTATGAAGCGAAAGAAAACGGTAAGAACATATTTTTTTTCGGCAATGGAGGAAGCCATGGAATTGCATCTCATTTAGCCTGTGATTTTGGCAAAGGAACTAAAAACTTATCCAAGACGAATCAAAAGTATTATAAAGTTTTCGGATTGGATAACGCAGCCTGGCTCACCGCTCAAGCGAACGACGGCAAGGAACCATTTATTCTTGGAAACTATCCAGGAACTTATACGCACGGGTATGACGGAGTTTTTGTTGGACAAATGGAAAATTTCATCAATCCCGGAGACATCGCGTTCGGCATTTCCAGTTCAGGGAATAGTTCCAATGTGATTAACGCATTGTTATTCGCTAAAGAGAAAGGCGCTAAAACGATCGCAATGGTCGGCTTTGACGGAGGACAGGCGTTAAAGACCGCAGATATGGTATTATTTGTACCTTCTGCAAAAGGGAAGTATGGAATTGTAGAAGGAGTTCATGAGGTTATTCATCATTTGCTCTATGAGTTTGCGGTTTTGTTAGAAAAATAA